The following are from one region of the Candidatus Angelobacter sp. genome:
- the pheT gene encoding phenylalanine--tRNA ligase subunit beta: MKVTLNWLKQYVDFNWSPGELAERLTMLGLEVEGVQKLAGEFEGIVIAQILTRDKVPGSDKLSVCKVNDGKGERTIICGAQNHQPGDKVPLILPNYALPLKPGDKEPFVIKERKVFGITSQGMMCSPQELGLPDQVDGLLILPQDAKVGQPFAEYLGRASGDVVYDLEITPNRPDLNSVIGIAREISAVTGNPLRIPEVKNQKPQDGTADLVAVRIEDAELCPRYVARVVRGVKIGPSPDWLRSVLEKVGLRSINNVVDVTNYVMLETGQPLHAFDYHLIAKGATGKPTIVIRRAKGGEKFTTLDGIHRTLTSEMLLIADEQKGIALAGVMGGQNTEINERTTDVLIESACFKPTNIRRTSKALGLRTDASYRFERGADIGITDWAGARCAQLILETAGGQLAEGAVDAHPNPVEPRQITLRSGKVRELLGVEIKPGEIELHLGRLGLKAISRKPRPVDSDAAVSEPLSFRIPTFRMDLKREVDLIEEVCRLHGVDKIPATPPRGAIGANAFDPVYDQIAEARRILTGLGLNEAQGQTLVSRFGPELRDAKDEDLRVLANPLSGDMDVLRPSLIPGLLASLSRNLHHGTEDVALFEIGRVFTQLNGRTKEERRLAIALTGRRFPDFWTGVGSAIPLGELKSLKVTMDLGAYDERRVKFDACDLKGIIEVFLDQFGLRAVSYSACKELSPWFAESATINLGGKLPLGTMGRLGHGRAREFDLPDPAFLAELDFDQLLARRNPNKSFKPLPQLPGIRRDIAMLVPESTTHEAVLNVVKQSKVANLESIELFDVFRGQHVPEGQKSMAYAFTYRHAERTLTDAEVNAAHAKLVEQFKQKLQAMIR, encoded by the coding sequence ATGAAAGTCACACTCAATTGGCTCAAGCAATACGTTGATTTCAACTGGTCGCCGGGGGAACTGGCGGAGCGGCTGACCATGCTCGGACTTGAGGTTGAGGGCGTGCAGAAGCTTGCGGGTGAATTCGAGGGCATCGTCATCGCTCAGATCCTGACGCGAGACAAGGTGCCCGGCTCGGACAAGCTCTCAGTCTGCAAGGTGAATGACGGCAAAGGCGAGCGCACGATCATCTGCGGCGCGCAGAACCACCAGCCCGGCGACAAGGTCCCCCTCATCCTGCCGAACTACGCGCTGCCGTTGAAGCCCGGCGACAAAGAACCCTTCGTCATCAAGGAGCGAAAAGTTTTTGGCATCACCAGCCAGGGCATGATGTGCTCGCCGCAGGAACTTGGTTTGCCAGACCAGGTGGACGGCCTGCTCATTCTGCCGCAGGACGCAAAAGTGGGCCAGCCATTCGCAGAATATCTTGGCCGCGCGTCTGGCGATGTTGTTTATGATCTCGAAATCACGCCGAACCGTCCCGACCTGAACAGCGTCATCGGCATCGCGCGGGAGATCAGCGCGGTAACCGGGAATCCGCTCCGAATTCCAGAAGTCAAAAATCAGAAACCACAAGACGGCACTGCGGACCTTGTCGCAGTCCGCATCGAAGACGCCGAGCTGTGTCCGCGCTATGTCGCGCGGGTTGTGCGTGGCGTGAAGATCGGCCCCAGCCCGGACTGGCTCCGCTCCGTGCTGGAAAAGGTCGGCCTCCGCAGCATCAACAACGTCGTGGATGTGACGAACTACGTGATGCTCGAAACCGGCCAGCCCTTGCACGCGTTCGACTATCATCTCATTGCCAAAGGCGCAACCGGCAAGCCAACCATCGTCATCCGCCGCGCAAAGGGGGGCGAGAAGTTCACGACACTCGATGGCATTCACCGCACTTTGACCAGCGAGATGTTGCTGATTGCCGACGAGCAGAAAGGCATCGCGCTCGCCGGCGTCATGGGCGGGCAGAACACCGAAATCAACGAACGGACCACGGATGTTTTGATCGAGAGCGCTTGCTTCAAACCAACGAACATTCGCCGCACGTCGAAGGCGCTCGGCCTGCGCACGGACGCCAGCTATCGCTTCGAACGCGGCGCGGACATCGGCATCACCGACTGGGCTGGCGCACGTTGCGCGCAATTGATTCTCGAAACGGCCGGCGGACAACTGGCTGAAGGCGCCGTTGACGCGCATCCGAACCCGGTCGAGCCGCGGCAGATCACGCTGCGTTCGGGAAAGGTCCGCGAGTTGCTCGGCGTCGAGATCAAGCCGGGCGAAATCGAGCTTCACCTCGGCCGACTCGGTTTGAAGGCGATCAGCCGCAAACCGCGGCCGGTTGACTCCGACGCCGCGGTATCCGAACCGCTCTCGTTTCGCATCCCGACTTTTCGCATGGACCTCAAGCGCGAGGTGGATTTGATCGAGGAAGTCTGCCGTTTGCACGGCGTGGACAAAATTCCGGCCACGCCGCCGCGCGGCGCCATTGGCGCGAACGCTTTTGACCCGGTCTATGATCAAATCGCCGAGGCACGACGCATTCTGACGGGGCTCGGTTTGAACGAAGCGCAAGGGCAAACGCTCGTATCGAGATTCGGACCTGAACTGCGCGACGCGAAGGACGAGGACTTGCGCGTACTGGCCAATCCGCTAAGCGGTGACATGGATGTGTTGCGACCGAGTTTGATTCCCGGTCTGCTCGCTTCGTTAAGCCGCAATCTGCACCACGGAACCGAAGACGTGGCACTGTTTGAAATCGGCCGCGTTTTCACGCAATTGAACGGACGAACCAAAGAAGAACGCCGGCTGGCCATTGCCTTGACCGGCCGGCGCTTCCCGGATTTTTGGACCGGTGTCGGCAGCGCCATTCCTCTCGGTGAACTCAAATCATTGAAAGTCACAATGGACCTGGGAGCCTACGACGAACGCCGGGTGAAATTCGATGCCTGCGATCTGAAAGGAATCATTGAAGTGTTTCTCGATCAGTTTGGTTTACGAGCTGTTTCCTATTCCGCCTGCAAAGAACTGTCCCCGTGGTTCGCGGAGTCGGCGACGATCAATCTGGGCGGCAAACTGCCACTGGGTACGATGGGGAGGCTAGGCCACGGTCGTGCTCGCGAGTTCGACTTGCCAGATCCGGCATTTCTCGCGGAATTGGATTTCGACCAATTGCTGGCACGGCGGAACCCAAACAAGTCATTCAAACCGCTTCCTCAACTCCCCGGCATCCGCCGCGACATCGCGATGTTGGTGCCAGAATCGACAACGCACGAAGCCGTGCTCAACGTTGTCAAGCAGTCCAAAGTTGCGAACCTGGAGAGCATCGAATTGTTTGACGTGTTTCGTGGCCAGCACGTTCCCGAAGGTCAGAAGAGCATGGCCTACGCGTTTACCTATCGTCATGCCGAGAGAACGCTCACCGACGCGGAGGTGAACGCTGCGCACGCGAAGCTGGTCGAACAATTCAAACAGAAGCTCCAGGCAATGATCCGTTGA
- the pheS gene encoding phenylalanine--tRNA ligase subunit alpha — MAFLDDIGPLKQSALTELKAAPDLAALDNAKGAWIGPHGKFTALMKQLGSLAKEDRPTAGKLINAAKAELESALTARREELEDKAASSKEPTDFTLPGRRRALGKLHPLTQVTDDIVRSFRKIGFVVADGPEIEDEYHCFDALNTPADHPARDTQDTFYLRAENSAVTRPSGEPLPPNEKGAGGEGKPLLLRTHTSSVQIRVMEKQQPPIRIIVPGRVYRRDNADATHNPTFQQIEGLYVDKGVTVGDLKGTVEFVFKELLGSDVKIRFRPHYFSYTEPSFEIDFSSALTRKMGKEWLEIAGCGMVHPQVFEHVGYDPEVWTGWAFGFGIERVAMIRYGINDIRLFYENDLRFLRQF, encoded by the coding sequence ATGGCTTTTCTTGACGACATCGGGCCTCTGAAACAATCCGCCCTGACGGAACTAAAAGCTGCACCCGACCTCGCCGCGCTCGATAACGCCAAAGGCGCGTGGATCGGCCCGCACGGCAAGTTCACGGCGTTGATGAAACAGCTCGGTTCTCTGGCCAAGGAAGATCGCCCCACCGCCGGCAAGCTGATCAATGCAGCCAAGGCAGAGCTCGAATCAGCTCTGACTGCACGACGTGAAGAACTCGAAGACAAAGCCGCGTCGTCCAAAGAACCAACCGACTTCACCCTGCCCGGTCGTCGTCGCGCGCTGGGCAAGCTGCATCCACTCACGCAGGTGACCGACGATATCGTACGTAGTTTCCGCAAGATTGGCTTCGTCGTCGCGGATGGCCCGGAGATCGAGGACGAATATCATTGCTTCGATGCGTTGAACACGCCCGCCGACCATCCCGCCCGCGATACGCAAGACACGTTCTATTTGCGGGCTGAGAACTCCGCCGTCACCCGGCCATCCGGCGAACCTCTCCCACCGAATGAGAAAGGAGCGGGTGGCGAGGGTAAACCCCTTCTTCTCCGCACTCATACTTCCTCCGTCCAAATCCGCGTCATGGAGAAGCAACAACCTCCGATTCGCATTATCGTTCCGGGCCGCGTCTATCGCCGCGACAACGCCGACGCAACGCACAATCCGACCTTCCAACAGATCGAGGGGCTTTACGTGGACAAGGGCGTCACCGTCGGTGACCTCAAGGGCACCGTCGAGTTCGTGTTCAAGGAACTGCTCGGAAGCGACGTGAAGATTCGTTTTCGTCCGCACTACTTCAGCTACACCGAGCCGAGCTTCGAGATTGATTTTTCGAGCGCGCTCACGCGCAAGATGGGCAAGGAATGGCTGGAGATCGCCGGTTGCGGCATGGTGCACCCGCAGGTGTTCGAGCACGTCGGTTACGATCCTGAAGTCTGGACGGGCTGGGCGTTCGGCTTCGGCATCGAACGCGTCGCCATGATCCGTTATGGCATCAACGACATCCGGCTATTCTACGAGAATGATCTGAGGTTTTTAAGGCAGTTTTAA
- a CDS encoding sulfatase-like hydrolase/transferase: MKLTFNWLNLYADSNSSAKKKTERLTALNLTVGAALHSERGSVSRSSSVADATHREFLGRDLNVRAAGRRPALRFGFAALLALTFLGLLPGANAATLKTQSVFLVISDGFRWQEVFSGAEAQLMTREIGGVKDTNTLRKAFWRDTPEARREALLPFFWGEIASHGQLFGNQTKGSVVTVTNGKKFSYPGYNEILTGAPDARIDSNDKKPNPNVTVFEWLNGRPGLRNRVAVFGTWDVFPYIFNIERSHLPTWPVWESKFGSYEIPTPQFVTDLMRDTTPMWEDLTYDSFLFHATMDHVKRKQPRLVFVGFGETDEWAHAGRYDLYLTAAHHMDDFVRRLWELAQSLPQYRDKTTIIITADHGRGSGPLDWKSHGEKVANSEGDWIAVIGPDTPPVGERTQTEPRMQSQIAATIAALLGEDYHAAFPQTGAPIADVFAGGERRAIRKH, encoded by the coding sequence ATGAAACTCACCTTCAATTGGCTCAATCTATACGCTGACTCCAACAGCTCAGCTAAAAAAAAGACCGAACGGCTCACTGCACTCAACCTCACCGTCGGAGCTGCTCTGCATTCGGAGCGCGGCTCTGTGAGCCGCAGCAGTTCCGTTGCGGACGCAACTCATCGGGAATTTTTAGGCCGCGACCTGAACGTGCGCGCTGCGGGTCGCAGACCCGCGCTCCGTTTCGGCTTCGCCGCACTTTTGGCGCTTACATTCCTGGGTCTATTGCCGGGCGCGAACGCCGCTACCCTCAAAACCCAAAGCGTTTTCCTCGTCATCAGCGACGGGTTCCGGTGGCAGGAGGTGTTCAGCGGCGCCGAAGCGCAGTTGATGACCCGGGAAATCGGCGGTGTCAAAGACACAAACACGCTGCGCAAGGCCTTCTGGCGCGACACGCCCGAGGCGAGGCGCGAGGCATTGCTGCCGTTCTTTTGGGGCGAGATCGCTTCGCACGGACAGCTCTTCGGCAATCAAACCAAAGGCAGCGTTGTCACCGTGACGAATGGCAAAAAGTTTTCTTATCCCGGTTACAATGAAATCCTCACCGGCGCGCCCGACGCGCGCATTGACAGCAATGACAAGAAGCCGAACCCGAACGTGACGGTGTTCGAGTGGCTGAACGGCCGCCCCGGCCTACGCAATCGTGTCGCAGTGTTCGGCACCTGGGATGTGTTCCCCTACATTTTCAACATCGAGCGCAGTCATCTGCCAACCTGGCCGGTCTGGGAATCGAAGTTCGGCAGTTACGAGATTCCCACGCCGCAGTTCGTCACGGACCTGATGCGCGATACTACGCCGATGTGGGAGGACTTGACTTACGATTCGTTCCTCTTTCACGCCACGATGGACCATGTGAAGCGCAAGCAACCGCGTCTGGTGTTCGTCGGGTTTGGCGAGACGGACGAATGGGCGCACGCGGGCCGCTACGATCTTTACCTTACCGCCGCGCACCATATGGACGACTTTGTCCGGCGGCTCTGGGAACTGGCGCAGTCCCTGCCCCAGTATCGCGACAAAACGACCATCATCATCACGGCGGATCATGGCCGCGGCAGCGGACCGCTGGATTGGAAGAGTCACGGCGAAAAGGTCGCCAACTCGGAAGGCGACTGGATTGCGGTCATCGGCCCGGACACGCCGCCGGTCGGCGAACGGACACAAACCGAACCGCGCATGCAAAGCCAGATCGCGGCCACGATCGCGGCGTTGCTCGGCGAGGATTATCACGCGGCGTTTCCGCAAACCGGCGCGCCAATCGCCGATGTTTTCGCCGGTGGAGAACGGCGAGCCATCCGGAAGCATTGA
- the rplT gene encoding 50S ribosomal protein L20: MRVTNAPASRKRRTRMIRAAKGFRMRRSKLYRYASDAVDHGRQYAYRDRKTKKRNFRALWQIRINAAARAAGLTYSRFMEGLKAAKVALDRKVLADIAAQDNAAFGELVKVAQNALRAKATAKA; this comes from the coding sequence ATGCGAGTCACCAACGCCCCCGCCTCCCGCAAGCGCCGCACCAGAATGATCCGGGCCGCCAAAGGCTTCCGGATGCGCCGCTCGAAACTTTACCGTTACGCCTCCGATGCGGTCGATCATGGCCGTCAATACGCCTACCGCGATCGAAAGACCAAGAAGCGCAATTTCCGCGCGCTCTGGCAAATCCGCATCAATGCCGCCGCTCGTGCCGCCGGACTGACCTACAGCCGGTTCATGGAAGGTTTGAAGGCCGCGAAGGTCGCGCTCGACCGCAAGGTGCTGGCCGACATCGCCGCGCAGGACAACGCCGCGTTTGGCGAGTTGGTCAAGGTCGCCCAGAACGCGCTCAGGGCCAAGGCCACGGCAAAGGCCTGA
- a CDS encoding O-methyltransferase, translating to MNIAHWTAVDRYITDLLVRPDRALETALQTSADAGLPQINVAPNQGKFLQLLAKIQGARHILEIGTLGGYSTIWLARALPPGGTLMTLESEPKHAEVARKNIARAGLAGVVELRLGAALDTLQQLVTGKQPPFDFIFIDADKPGYPDYFTWALKLSRRGTCIVADNVIREGAVIDPHHEDARVQGARRFNELVAAEPRVTATAIQTVGSKGYDGFTVALVITDP from the coding sequence ATGAACATCGCGCACTGGACGGCGGTTGACCGTTACATCACCGACTTGCTCGTTCGACCGGACCGCGCACTGGAGACGGCCCTGCAAACCAGCGCCGATGCAGGGTTGCCGCAGATCAATGTGGCGCCCAACCAGGGCAAGTTCCTGCAACTGCTCGCGAAAATTCAGGGCGCGCGTCACATTCTGGAAATCGGCACGCTCGGCGGTTACAGCACCATCTGGCTCGCCCGCGCCCTGCCACCCGGCGGAACCCTCATGACGCTGGAATCGGAACCAAAACACGCGGAGGTTGCCCGCAAAAACATCGCCCGGGCCGGTCTGGCCGGCGTCGTCGAATTGCGTCTGGGGGCGGCGCTGGACACTTTGCAACAGCTCGTTACCGGAAAGCAGCCGCCGTTTGATTTCATTTTCATCGACGCCGATAAGCCGGGTTATCCTGATTATTTCACCTGGGCGCTCAAACTTTCCCGACGCGGCACGTGCATCGTCGCCGACAATGTCATCCGCGAAGGCGCGGTGATTGATCCTCATCACGAGGACGCCCGGGTTCAAGGCGCCCGCCGCTTCAATGAACTTGTCGCCGCTGAACCCCGTGTGACGGCCACCGCCATCCAGACCGTCGGCAGCAAAGGCTATGATGGTTTTACCGTCGCGCTGGTGATCACGGATCCGTGA
- a CDS encoding YCF48-related protein — MKRAAKDITLGLLAISGLLSPAVARADKVGINFIGGSTVNGTPAPMAANESAGWIPQKFWNNASGSGGSINPVGDADAGISVFYSGFSASWSDSFGTRSTPVADNGGNSRLMKGYLNTDDTPGGRITVTVTGVPGVFTAGGYAVVVYFDGDNVAAARVSGFTLTAPNFGQQTLYGLDKANTDFGGTFKEVSGSSTSDLGSSTPDGNVLAFATLTDSAFTLTVNGASTSDLNPRGALNAIQIVDARLLPNPPGPAITSSGTATGMVNAVFSYAISAINNPTNFGASGLPSGLTINPTNGLVSGIPAVAGTFQVTLIATNANGSATKPLTLTINPAQVNFTPLNSGTTNRLDGGSLWNSDSGLIAGVGGALLVTTNGGQTWKSLNTGFTNDLTGIRLIDTTAFLIGSDGLIARSFDGGQSWTRFTLPTAVAFHELSFINTDYGFAVGDGGTIAFYNGSDWAIEASGVTNDLFAVQAVGSTAYAAGAGDSILRYSGTNWIALDSGTTNTTFYDVAFSDENVGYVAGSNGALCRTVNGGVDWMPLTSGVNTTLRAIRIIDATTAVVVGDDGVVLFTTDGGSSWSRLSTGANVAWSGLDFAGGRGFLFGEGGVIYLFQLAFIPLNQPPVVTIIEPTNNVAIVACVPFAVQANADDPDGFVSRVEFYVNGSKLGERTSGPYRTSWDTDAAGTYTLTARATDNSGAISVSTPVTIVIVPPPLHHLIVHGFTSNGDFRLCFGGAPGKSYTVQGSTNLTDWSDLGTMVGADGILEFLDVNATNFSHRFYRALQQ; from the coding sequence ATGAAACGCGCGGCAAAGGATATCACGCTCGGCCTGCTGGCCATTTCCGGCCTGTTGTCGCCCGCCGTGGCCAGAGCTGACAAGGTGGGCATCAATTTCATCGGCGGCAGCACGGTCAACGGAACGCCGGCGCCGATGGCGGCGAACGAATCGGCGGGCTGGATCCCTCAAAAGTTCTGGAACAACGCGAGTGGTTCCGGCGGTTCAATCAATCCGGTAGGCGACGCCGACGCGGGGATCTCTGTATTTTACAGCGGGTTCTCGGCAAGTTGGTCGGACAGTTTCGGTACGAGGAGCACGCCGGTTGCCGACAACGGCGGCAACAGCCGGCTGATGAAAGGCTACCTCAACACCGATGACACGCCAGGTGGCAGGATCACGGTCACAGTTACCGGCGTGCCGGGTGTTTTCACCGCGGGCGGCTACGCAGTGGTCGTCTACTTCGACGGCGACAACGTCGCGGCCGCGCGGGTGAGCGGGTTCACTTTGACGGCGCCGAATTTCGGACAACAGACACTCTACGGACTCGACAAAGCAAACACGGATTTCGGAGGGACGTTCAAGGAAGTGTCGGGTAGCAGCACGTCAGACCTCGGCAGCAGCACGCCCGACGGAAACGTGCTCGCGTTCGCCACTCTGACGGACAGCGCCTTTACGCTCACGGTCAACGGCGCGAGCACCAGCGATTTGAACCCGCGGGGCGCGCTCAACGCGATTCAGATCGTGGATGCGCGACTGCTGCCGAACCCGCCGGGTCCGGCGATAACCAGCAGCGGCACAGCCACGGGCATGGTCAACGCGGTGTTCAGCTACGCCATCTCTGCGATCAACAATCCGACCAATTTCGGCGCGTCCGGTTTGCCATCCGGCTTGACCATCAATCCGACGAACGGCCTTGTTTCGGGAATTCCCGCGGTCGCCGGAACCTTTCAGGTCACGTTGATCGCGACCAACGCGAACGGCTCCGCGACGAAGCCGCTGACGCTGACCATCAACCCGGCGCAGGTGAATTTCACACCACTCAATTCCGGTACGACCAACCGCCTCGACGGCGGTTCGCTCTGGAATTCGGACAGCGGGTTGATCGCGGGCGTTGGCGGCGCGTTGCTCGTGACCACGAACGGCGGACAAACGTGGAAGTCCTTGAACACAGGATTCACGAACGACCTGACCGGGATCCGGTTGATCGACACGACGGCGTTTCTTATCGGGAGCGATGGACTCATCGCGCGGTCGTTCGATGGCGGTCAAAGCTGGACGCGCTTTACACTTCCAACCGCTGTCGCGTTTCATGAGCTTTCATTCATCAATACGGACTACGGGTTCGCGGTGGGCGACGGGGGCACGATTGCTTTTTACAACGGAAGCGACTGGGCGATTGAAGCAAGTGGAGTGACGAACGATTTGTTCGCGGTTCAGGCGGTCGGTTCGACGGCTTATGCAGCCGGAGCCGGCGATTCGATTCTCCGTTACAGCGGGACGAATTGGATCGCGTTGGACAGCGGCACGACCAACACAACTTTTTACGACGTGGCCTTCAGCGATGAAAACGTCGGATACGTCGCAGGCTCGAACGGCGCGCTTTGCCGGACGGTGAACGGCGGCGTCGATTGGATGCCGCTGACTAGTGGCGTGAATACAACTCTGCGCGCGATCCGGATCATTGATGCGACTACGGCGGTTGTCGTCGGCGACGACGGCGTTGTTCTGTTCACAACCGATGGCGGAAGCAGCTGGAGCCGGCTTTCCACGGGCGCGAATGTCGCGTGGTCGGGACTCGACTTTGCCGGCGGGCGCGGTTTCCTCTTCGGCGAGGGTGGCGTGATCTATCTGTTTCAGCTCGCGTTTATCCCGCTCAACCAGCCGCCCGTGGTGACCATAATCGAACCGACCAACAACGTTGCGATCGTCGCGTGCGTCCCGTTTGCGGTTCAGGCGAACGCGGACGACCCGGACGGATTTGTCAGCCGGGTCGAGTTTTATGTGAACGGCAGCAAACTGGGCGAGCGCACGAGTGGTCCTTACCGGACTAGCTGGGACACTGACGCGGCCGGAACTTACACTCTGACGGCGCGCGCGACGGATAACAGCGGAGCGATCAGTGTTTCGACGCCCGTGACGATCGTGATAGTTCCTCCGCCGCTGCATCATTTGATCGTCCACGGGTTCACATCGAACGGCGATTTCCGCCTCTGCTTCGGTGGCGCGCCGGGAAAGTCTTATACGGTCCAGGGATCAACGAATCTGACGGATTGGAGTGATCTCGGAACGATGGTCGGGGCGGACGGGATTTTGGAGTTTCTCGACGTTAACGCGACGAACTTCAGTCATCGCTTCTATCGCGCCTTGCAGCAATGA
- the rpmI gene encoding 50S ribosomal protein L35 — translation MRRPKGIKTKKSVAKRFKITASGKVLRSHAGRRHLLATKNAKRRRRLGKMAVVDKTDVYRIIQNLPFSH, via the coding sequence ATGCGTCGACCCAAAGGCATCAAAACCAAAAAGTCCGTGGCCAAGCGGTTCAAAATCACCGCAAGCGGCAAGGTCCTGCGTTCCCACGCCGGCCGACGCCACCTGCTCGCCACGAAAAACGCGAAACGCCGTCGCCGCCTGGGGAAGATGGCCGTCGTGGACAAAACCGACGTCTATCGCATCATTCAAAACCTTCCGTTCAGCCACTGA
- a CDS encoding sugar phosphate nucleotidyltransferase, whose product MNTKPKADDRFVIIMAGGRGERFWPVSREKTPKQLLALLGKKSFLQEAVDRVLPLVPLKNIFVITNEAQAAQVAKQLPKLPKHNIIAEPVGRDTCAAVTLGAALVGARSTTGVMAVLPADHVIPEEKKFQHVLNDCFDLAGRGQAIVTIGIKPTEPATGYGYIQVGEPLPPPHGAKPYKTTFFRAERFVEKPHFDKALEYVNSGHYRWNAGMFIWGFVTVTEGLQKHQPEMYEACQRWFKVANNPAKLARVLAKEYPGLKKISIDFALMEHAQNVVVAAGDFAWDDLGSWNALARHLKPDAEGNCAMAEFIHVDAARNIIFDARIKNRTPIAVVGLRDSILVQTDDAVLLAHKSQSQKIKELVKKLAEKKEYKGLV is encoded by the coding sequence ATGAATACCAAACCTAAAGCGGATGACCGTTTCGTCATCATCATGGCCGGCGGACGAGGCGAGCGGTTCTGGCCGGTTAGCCGCGAGAAGACCCCCAAACAACTGCTCGCGCTGCTCGGTAAAAAGTCGTTTTTGCAGGAGGCCGTTGACCGCGTGCTGCCGTTGGTCCCGTTGAAGAATATTTTTGTTATCACGAACGAGGCGCAAGCGGCGCAGGTCGCGAAGCAACTGCCGAAACTGCCGAAGCATAACATCATCGCCGAGCCGGTTGGACGCGACACCTGCGCCGCGGTCACGCTCGGTGCCGCTCTTGTCGGCGCGCGTTCCACCACCGGCGTGATGGCCGTGTTGCCGGCGGATCACGTGATTCCCGAGGAGAAAAAGTTTCAGCACGTCTTGAACGATTGCTTCGACCTCGCCGGTCGCGGCCAGGCGATTGTTACGATTGGCATCAAGCCGACCGAACCGGCGACCGGCTATGGTTACATTCAGGTAGGTGAACCCCTGCCGCCGCCGCACGGCGCGAAGCCCTACAAAACCACGTTCTTTCGCGCCGAGCGGTTCGTTGAAAAACCGCATTTCGACAAGGCGTTGGAGTACGTCAACAGCGGCCATTATCGCTGGAACGCGGGAATGTTCATCTGGGGTTTCGTGACTGTCACCGAGGGATTGCAGAAACACCAACCGGAAATGTACGAAGCCTGCCAGCGCTGGTTCAAGGTGGCGAACAATCCGGCGAAGCTCGCACGGGTGCTGGCGAAGGAATATCCGGGTCTCAAAAAAATCTCCATTGACTTCGCCCTCATGGAACACGCGCAGAACGTCGTTGTGGCGGCGGGCGATTTTGCGTGGGACGATCTCGGTTCCTGGAACGCGCTGGCCCGGCACCTCAAGCCCGACGCCGAGGGCAATTGCGCCATGGCGGAGTTCATTCACGTGGACGCCGCACGTAACATTATTTTCGACGCACGCATTAAGAACCGCACACCGATTGCCGTCGTGGGCTTGCGCGATTCGATTCTCGTCCAGACGGACGACGCCGTATTACTGGCGCACAAAAGCCAGTCGCAGAAGATCAAGGAACTCGTCAAGAAACTCGCGGAGAAGAAGGAGTATAAGGGGCTGGTCTGA